A portion of the Salinigranum marinum genome contains these proteins:
- a CDS encoding alkaline phosphatase family protein — translation MTRPTVLLIGVDAACFEQLDPLVAAGELPTIEALVARGAASELRTTFPPWTPSAWPSVVTGVEPWRHGVYDFHSYDGPTRLVSAADVRVPFLWETLSAHGHSSIVVNVPVTHPLHAFDGSLVPGYLAPEGPTVLVDGVERTLAELGLDDYSVYGRDAGSRGERVAEYERLVDSRVAVAERLAAEHDWAFMMVQFQAPDSVFHTDGTDPEAVARVYRRVDAGVKRLVDLAGEDCDVLLVSDHGIQQYSRVLYLNAWLRDRGDLVTAVAATRHVWNEGEKHALREGDAGGDDRGRGTDRERATRRGRVAPRALAGLARVGFTPARAERLLARVGLDEVVARALPESVLLEVVDASAHVDTERSAAYCRSLSSLGIRCNVAGRDPGGVIPAAAFDAFRAALVDDLRALRAPDGSPVFEAVEDRHALVGAVANEASAPDVLLRPAGMRWKVSDVVRERVFGETDEFSHTWTGLVVAAGPSVTGEFAVESPSVVDIAPTVLRLFGIDPSGLDGRSLLADGDGVEPRADDGVERRFIGGAGTSDGVAATAGVSGDDGDEDDYDVVADRLKQMGYLD, via the coding sequence ATGACCCGGCCAACGGTCCTCCTCATCGGTGTCGACGCCGCCTGTTTCGAGCAGCTCGACCCACTCGTTGCGGCGGGCGAACTCCCGACGATCGAAGCGCTCGTGGCGCGCGGGGCCGCCAGCGAACTACGGACGACGTTCCCGCCGTGGACGCCCTCGGCGTGGCCGTCGGTCGTGACGGGCGTCGAGCCGTGGCGGCACGGCGTCTACGACTTCCACTCGTACGACGGCCCGACGCGGCTCGTCAGCGCGGCCGACGTCCGCGTCCCGTTCCTCTGGGAGACGCTGTCGGCGCACGGCCACTCGTCGATCGTCGTGAACGTCCCAGTGACCCACCCGCTGCACGCGTTCGACGGCTCGCTCGTCCCCGGCTACCTCGCGCCGGAGGGGCCGACGGTGCTGGTCGACGGCGTGGAACGGACGCTCGCTGAGCTCGGACTGGACGACTACAGCGTCTACGGCCGCGACGCCGGGTCGAGAGGGGAGCGCGTCGCCGAGTACGAGCGGCTGGTCGACTCGCGGGTCGCCGTCGCCGAACGGCTCGCCGCCGAGCACGACTGGGCGTTCATGATGGTACAGTTCCAGGCCCCCGACTCGGTGTTCCACACCGACGGCACCGACCCGGAGGCCGTCGCCCGCGTCTACCGCCGGGTCGACGCCGGTGTGAAGCGCCTGGTCGACCTCGCGGGCGAGGACTGCGACGTGTTGCTCGTCTCGGACCACGGCATCCAGCAGTACTCGCGGGTGCTCTACCTCAACGCATGGCTCCGCGACCGCGGCGACCTCGTCACCGCCGTGGCCGCGACGCGACACGTCTGGAACGAGGGCGAGAAACACGCACTCAGGGAGGGGGACGCCGGCGGCGACGACCGCGGGAGGGGAACCGATCGGGAGCGAGCGACGCGACGTGGACGGGTCGCGCCCCGCGCGCTCGCCGGACTCGCCCGCGTCGGCTTCACCCCGGCGCGGGCCGAACGCCTCCTCGCCCGCGTCGGCCTCGACGAGGTCGTCGCGCGGGCACTGCCCGAGTCGGTGCTCCTGGAAGTCGTCGACGCGAGCGCGCACGTCGACACCGAGCGCTCGGCGGCGTACTGCCGCTCGCTCTCGTCGCTCGGGATCCGGTGTAACGTCGCGGGCCGCGATCCCGGCGGCGTGATCCCCGCGGCGGCGTTCGACGCGTTCCGCGCCGCGCTCGTCGACGACCTCCGCGCGCTCCGCGCGCCCGATGGCTCGCCCGTGTTCGAGGCCGTCGAGGACCGCCACGCCCTCGTCGGCGCCGTCGCGAACGAGGCGAGCGCCCCGGACGTCCTGCTCCGGCCTGCGGGCATGCGCTGGAAGGTCTCCGACGTCGTTCGTGAACGCGTTTTCGGCGAGACCGACGAGTTCAGCCACACCTGGACCGGGCTCGTCGTCGCCGCGGGGCCGAGCGTGACTGGCGAGTTCGCCGTCGAGTCGCCCTCCGTGGTCGATATCGCCCCGACCGTGCTCCGGCTGTTCGGCATCGACCCGAGCGGACTCGACGGCAGGTCGCTCCTCGCCGACGGGGACGGCGTCGAACCGCGGGCCGACGACGGGGTGGAGCGACGGTTCATCGGCGGCGCGGGCACGAGCGACGGGGTGGCCGCGACCGCCGGAGTGAGTGGGGACGACGGCGACGAAGACGACTACGACGTCGTGGCCGATCGACTCAAACAGATGGGGTATCTCGACTGA
- a CDS encoding carbohydrate-binding protein, translated as MARDTQRDSSRSKPERIRLSRRSYLKMSGTALAVTAALAGHDAATAVPEEAALSLHGYGGMPVVEQHGSETTNALAGATRADLSTVSETEPNDTKATAQHVGVGSTVDATLADAEVDWYAFEAARGSRVVLELDRATASGIAALILYGPEGDYVDLRYTGSDAPARVDLDDAPVSATYYAQVVDIQDGSGDYTLGVTDGEEATSTATPTPTPTPTPTPTPTPTPVDDSFGEQGYGEYGYGGITQ; from the coding sequence ATGGCACGCGACACGCAACGAGACTCCAGCCGATCCAAACCGGAACGCATCCGGCTGAGCCGCCGCTCGTACCTGAAGATGAGTGGGACGGCACTCGCCGTGACGGCGGCCCTCGCCGGCCACGACGCCGCCACGGCCGTTCCCGAAGAGGCGGCGCTCTCGCTCCACGGCTACGGGGGGATGCCCGTCGTCGAACAGCACGGCTCCGAAACCACCAACGCCCTCGCGGGTGCGACCCGAGCGGACCTCTCGACAGTAAGCGAGACCGAACCGAACGACACCAAAGCGACCGCACAACACGTCGGGGTCGGCTCCACGGTCGACGCGACGCTCGCGGACGCCGAGGTCGACTGGTACGCCTTCGAGGCCGCGCGGGGGAGTCGGGTCGTCCTCGAACTCGACCGGGCGACCGCGTCGGGCATCGCCGCGCTGATCCTCTACGGGCCGGAGGGCGACTACGTCGACTTGCGCTACACGGGCAGCGACGCCCCCGCGCGGGTCGACCTCGACGACGCGCCGGTGTCGGCGACCTACTACGCACAGGTGGTCGACATCCAAGACGGTAGCGGCGACTACACGCTCGGCGTGACCGACGGGGAGGAGGCAACATCCACCGCGACGCCCACCCCGACACCGACACCGACGCCCACCCCCACCCCCACCCCGACGCCGGTCGACGACTCGTTCGGGGAGCAGGGCTACGGCGAGTACGGCTACGGCGGCATCACCCAGTAA
- a CDS encoding aminotransferase class V-fold PLP-dependent enzyme produces MNPTELRASIPALEEVVYLNTGASAPLPRPIAESVQQCVEGHGYDSPTGEGMYQYAFDVYDEARAAVAGLVGATESEIALTQSTTDGINRIACASEWEPGDAVVTTDVEHSAGELPWRRLADIHGIEVRVVETDHGRLDPDDVAAVLDDDVRLVSLSAIDWEYGRRLPVEAVADLAHDAGARLLVDAVQAVGQRPVDFAEWGADFVAAAGHKWLLGPWGAGFLYVSAGAEEWLTPRQIGYRSVAAHGDGAYEYKSGAQQLEVATANPAPYAGLVEAIEHARANGVDARAARIEELTDYLKSRIADDHLLSPRAYHSGLVTVEVDDPAGVVERLDERGVKVRVIPSIDCVRASVHAFNTRDDLDRFVEGAGLAE; encoded by the coding sequence ATGAATCCGACCGAACTGCGTGCGTCCATCCCCGCCCTCGAAGAGGTCGTCTATCTGAACACCGGCGCGAGCGCGCCGCTCCCCCGGCCGATCGCCGAGAGTGTCCAGCAGTGCGTCGAAGGGCACGGCTACGACTCGCCGACGGGCGAGGGGATGTACCAGTACGCCTTCGACGTGTACGACGAGGCACGGGCGGCGGTCGCCGGCCTCGTCGGCGCGACGGAGTCCGAGATCGCGCTCACGCAGTCGACCACCGACGGGATCAACCGCATCGCCTGCGCCAGCGAGTGGGAGCCCGGCGACGCCGTCGTGACGACCGACGTCGAACACAGCGCGGGCGAACTCCCGTGGCGTCGCCTCGCGGACATCCACGGCATCGAGGTCCGCGTGGTCGAGACCGACCACGGCCGACTCGACCCCGACGACGTCGCCGCCGTCCTCGACGACGACGTCCGGCTGGTGTCGCTGTCGGCCATCGACTGGGAGTACGGCCGCCGGTTGCCCGTCGAGGCCGTGGCCGACCTCGCACACGACGCCGGGGCGCGCCTCCTCGTCGACGCGGTCCAGGCCGTCGGACAGCGCCCCGTCGACTTCGCCGAGTGGGGCGCGGACTTCGTCGCCGCCGCCGGCCACAAGTGGCTCCTCGGGCCCTGGGGCGCGGGCTTCCTCTACGTCAGCGCGGGCGCGGAGGAGTGGCTCACGCCCCGACAGATCGGCTACCGCAGCGTCGCCGCCCACGGCGACGGAGCCTACGAGTACAAGTCCGGAGCCCAGCAACTCGAAGTCGCCACCGCCAACCCCGCCCCCTACGCCGGACTCGTCGAGGCGATCGAGCACGCACGCGCCAACGGGGTCGACGCCCGCGCCGCGCGGATCGAAGAGCTCACCGACTACCTCAAGTCCCGGATCGCCGACGACCACCTCCTGAGCCCGCGGGCGTACCACTCGGGGCTCGTGACCGTCGAAGTCGACGACCCCGCGGGCGTGGTCGAGCGGCTCGACGAGCGCGGGGTGAAGGTCCGCGTCATCCCCAGCATCGACTGCGTGCGCGCCTCGGTCCACGCGTTCAACACCCGCGACGACCTCGACCGGTTCGTCGAGGGCGCGGGTCTGGCCGAGTGA
- a CDS encoding right-handed parallel beta-helix repeat-containing protein, producing MTTYYIDPADGSDANGGTAVDDAFASFGPVESDGAHSLGPGDTVKLRDTAVLYPSSKPVWWQTAGTAAEPITVEAYGDERPVVDCSNYDGHGIDLWGVQHMIWRGIEVRNVGENAIRCSGTDGQAARECTFEGMEIHHYGKTSEWNGNALIFYGRSYDHTVRDVVAHHGGDSGDSDGFYIGGSNSAGRSGGHTFIRCEAYRNADDGFDFFDNDPDRPSVLIDCLAHHNGTDGEGATGDGNGFKTGGGWETGGNVLKRCLAWENTTRGFDTNGSSVRNEFLHCTAWNNGTYGFHFTGDDVHYARNCASFGNGNAAVGSLWNADSASNTWDLDIERASFVTTDADSSDFLRPTADSPLVDAGTDVGMDFSGDAPDLGAVPAGEAVEPAPAATLMVGDGGSYVEPVGVRYFDGDSWTGAAMSVMNDGGFVGAIESVPYDGATDGSSGSGSGDGSDDGSGTEPSGVLEDFEAADPLSNYAGDTGTFSVSSSRPFAGDGFLESAGKGAVWHTGLDTELGATYDARVWQFAGTFARLLCCIDEASTGAADLSGYGVEVDFGWSKELSIVRYDDGVATTLATTTCEQYPEDWNRVTFSVGADGAITATAFTEGGSEFATVSATDTTYAGGTLGFGTDNSSVGFDDLRKR from the coding sequence ATGACGACGTACTACATCGACCCGGCCGACGGGAGCGACGCGAACGGCGGGACCGCGGTCGACGACGCGTTCGCCAGCTTCGGCCCCGTCGAGAGCGACGGCGCTCACTCGCTGGGCCCGGGCGACACGGTCAAACTCCGCGACACTGCGGTGCTGTACCCGTCCTCGAAGCCGGTGTGGTGGCAGACTGCGGGCACCGCCGCCGAGCCGATCACGGTCGAGGCTTACGGGGACGAGCGCCCGGTGGTCGACTGCTCGAACTACGACGGCCACGGCATCGACCTGTGGGGCGTCCAGCACATGATCTGGCGCGGCATCGAGGTGCGCAACGTCGGCGAGAACGCCATCCGGTGTTCGGGCACCGACGGCCAGGCCGCCCGCGAGTGCACGTTCGAGGGGATGGAGATCCACCACTACGGGAAGACCTCCGAGTGGAACGGCAACGCGCTCATCTTCTACGGCCGGTCGTACGACCACACAGTGCGCGACGTCGTCGCCCACCACGGCGGCGACAGCGGCGACTCCGACGGCTTCTACATCGGTGGCTCGAACAGCGCCGGCCGGAGCGGCGGACACACGTTCATCCGGTGTGAAGCGTACCGCAACGCCGACGACGGCTTCGACTTCTTCGACAACGACCCCGACCGACCCTCGGTGCTGATCGACTGTCTCGCCCACCACAACGGGACGGACGGCGAGGGGGCGACGGGCGACGGCAACGGCTTCAAGACCGGCGGCGGCTGGGAGACGGGCGGCAACGTGCTCAAGCGCTGTCTCGCCTGGGAGAACACCACGCGCGGCTTCGACACCAACGGCTCGTCGGTGCGCAACGAGTTCCTCCACTGCACCGCGTGGAACAACGGCACCTACGGGTTTCACTTCACCGGCGACGACGTCCACTACGCCCGCAACTGTGCCTCCTTCGGCAACGGGAACGCGGCGGTCGGCTCGCTCTGGAACGCCGACAGCGCCTCGAACACGTGGGACCTCGACATCGAGCGCGCGTCGTTCGTCACGACCGACGCCGACTCGTCGGACTTTCTCAGACCGACCGCGGACAGCCCGCTCGTCGACGCCGGCACCGACGTCGGCATGGACTTTTCCGGTGATGCGCCGGACCTCGGTGCCGTCCCCGCGGGGGAGGCGGTCGAACCGGCCCCGGCGGCGACGCTCATGGTCGGCGACGGCGGGAGCTACGTCGAACCGGTCGGCGTGCGCTACTTCGACGGCGACTCGTGGACGGGTGCGGCGATGAGCGTGATGAACGACGGGGGGTTCGTCGGGGCGATCGAGTCGGTTCCGTACGACGGGGCGACGGACGGCTCGTCGGGATCGGGCTCCGGCGACGGTTCGGACGACGGCTCCGGTACCGAGCCGTCGGGCGTGCTCGAAGACTTCGAGGCCGCGGATCCGCTGTCGAACTACGCCGGCGACACCGGGACGTTCTCGGTCTCGTCCAGCCGTCCGTTCGCGGGCGACGGCTTCCTCGAGTCGGCCGGCAAGGGCGCGGTCTGGCACACGGGTCTCGACACGGAGCTCGGGGCGACGTACGACGCGCGCGTCTGGCAGTTCGCCGGGACGTTCGCTCGGCTGCTGTGCTGTATCGACGAGGCGTCGACCGGCGCGGCCGACCTGTCGGGCTACGGCGTCGAGGTCGACTTCGGCTGGAGCAAGGAGCTCTCGATCGTCCGGTACGACGACGGGGTGGCCACGACGCTGGCCACCACGACGTGCGAGCAGTACCCCGAAGACTGGAACCGGGTCACGTTCTCCGTCGGCGCGGACGGCGCGATCACTGCCACCGCGTTCACCGAGGGCGGGAGCGAGTTCGCGACCGTCTCGGCGACGGACACGACGTACGCTGGCGGAACGCTCGGCTTCGGTACCGACAACTCCTCGGTCGGCTTCGACGACCTCCGGAAGCGCTGA
- a CDS encoding M48 family metalloprotease, translating into MQWERDDGLRLRVLGALVVVAVMPVAFVYTMVFLVNAVGFELLAWATDRPWNGRLVVPLWTVVPVVAGGFVVQYVFGERMALRAVGARRVSEKSEPALHATLSRLAAQADAPVPDLAVTESSVPNAFTVGRRPQEATLVVTRGLLDTLAEREREAVLAHELAHVKNRDVTVMTLAYFLPTLTYAVAIAAFFVLRGVFHTAGAFEDVDGDGAKGLVAIIVVLVVSAILTLAVSALFWAGSFLLFRLLSQYREYAADRGAAAITGDPLALSSALRTLDESMGDLPDADLREQDGGLEALYVAPIDTYQFGGDRELLSSDIFPATHPPTRDRIDRLEELAASAEAGP; encoded by the coding sequence ATGCAGTGGGAACGCGACGACGGCCTCCGACTGCGCGTCCTCGGTGCGCTCGTCGTCGTCGCGGTCATGCCGGTCGCGTTCGTCTACACGATGGTCTTTCTCGTCAACGCCGTCGGCTTCGAACTCCTCGCGTGGGCAACCGACCGGCCGTGGAACGGTCGGCTCGTGGTGCCGCTGTGGACCGTCGTCCCGGTCGTCGCCGGGGGGTTCGTCGTCCAGTACGTCTTCGGCGAGCGGATGGCGCTCCGCGCCGTCGGCGCGCGTCGCGTCTCCGAGAAGTCGGAGCCGGCCCTGCACGCGACGCTCTCGCGGCTGGCCGCCCAAGCCGACGCGCCCGTCCCCGATCTCGCCGTGACCGAGAGCTCCGTCCCCAACGCCTTCACCGTCGGTCGCCGCCCCCAGGAGGCGACGTTGGTGGTCACGCGCGGCCTGCTCGACACGCTCGCCGAGCGCGAGCGCGAGGCGGTGCTGGCACACGAACTCGCCCACGTGAAGAACCGCGACGTGACCGTGATGACGCTCGCGTACTTCCTGCCGACGCTGACGTACGCCGTCGCGATCGCGGCGTTCTTCGTCCTTCGCGGGGTGTTCCACACCGCCGGCGCGTTCGAGGACGTCGACGGCGACGGCGCGAAGGGGCTGGTGGCGATCATCGTCGTCCTCGTGGTGAGCGCGATCCTCACGCTCGCGGTATCGGCGCTGTTCTGGGCCGGCAGTTTCCTGCTCTTTCGGCTCCTGTCGCAGTACCGCGAGTACGCCGCCGACCGCGGGGCGGCCGCCATCACGGGCGATCCGCTGGCGCTGTCGAGCGCGCTCCGGACGCTCGACGAGTCGATGGGCGATCTCCCCGACGCCGACCTCCGCGAACAGGACGGCGGGCTGGAGGCGCTGTACGTCGCGCCGATCGACACCTACCAGTTCGGGGGGGACCGCGAACTGCTCTCCAGCGACATCTTCCCGGCGACGCACCCGCCGACCCGCGACCGGATCGACCGACTGGAGGAGCTCGCGGCGTCCGCCGAGGCCGGCCCGTGA
- a CDS encoding glycosyltransferase has protein sequence MNQRISAADRPEADRRQSGTVTLWYFIGALAVGGAERTLVDLVNNVDRERYDVTVWTLFDENVLAPDVDPAIPIRTLGVRSVGGGDTFVGGVANPLDYVRGPLRFLRAVRRERPDVVQSFLFVDNTIARVAGLFSPETVVVTGARGLQNRTNPLVRAVDRLLIPLSDYIASNSASGAAAYVDRGAAPDRVGVVYNGRDLDAFVDAEPAPLREQFDVPADAPLVGMVSRLHPIKGQPDLVAAWPAVRCAVPDAHLVFVGDGPERAALEAAVAATGETASVHFTGNRDDVPGVLAALDAFVFTSYREGQSGALLEAMAAGKPIVATDIVENRELVSDGETAVLVPTAEPAALSAAIVGLLRDPARAAALGAAARADAIARFSLDRMVENFEALYESVVASDD, from the coding sequence ATGAACCAACGGATCAGCGCGGCCGACAGGCCCGAAGCCGACCGCCGACAGTCGGGAACGGTGACGCTCTGGTACTTCATCGGCGCGCTCGCCGTCGGCGGTGCCGAGCGAACGCTCGTCGACCTCGTCAACAACGTCGACCGCGAGCGGTACGACGTGACAGTCTGGACGCTGTTCGACGAGAACGTCCTCGCCCCCGACGTCGACCCCGCGATCCCGATCCGGACGCTCGGCGTGCGGAGCGTCGGCGGGGGCGACACGTTCGTCGGCGGGGTCGCGAACCCACTGGACTACGTCCGTGGCCCCCTGCGGTTCCTGCGGGCCGTGCGCCGGGAACGACCCGATGTCGTCCAGTCGTTCCTGTTCGTCGATAACACGATCGCCCGCGTCGCCGGCCTGTTCTCCCCCGAGACCGTCGTGGTGACCGGCGCGCGCGGCCTGCAGAACCGGACGAACCCGCTCGTCCGCGCCGTCGACCGTCTGCTCATTCCGCTGTCGGACTACATCGCGTCGAACTCGGCGTCGGGCGCGGCGGCGTACGTCGACCGCGGGGCCGCCCCCGACCGGGTCGGCGTCGTGTACAACGGCCGCGACCTTGACGCGTTCGTCGACGCGGAGCCCGCACCGCTCCGCGAGCAGTTCGACGTCCCCGCCGACGCGCCGCTCGTCGGCATGGTGAGCCGACTCCACCCGATCAAGGGCCAGCCGGATCTCGTCGCCGCGTGGCCGGCCGTCCGGTGCGCGGTCCCCGACGCCCACCTCGTGTTCGTGGGTGATGGCCCCGAGCGCGCGGCGCTGGAGGCGGCGGTCGCGGCCACGGGCGAGACCGCGTCCGTCCACTTCACCGGGAACCGCGACGACGTCCCGGGGGTGCTCGCGGCGCTCGACGCGTTCGTCTTCACCTCCTACCGGGAGGGGCAGTCGGGCGCACTCTTGGAGGCGATGGCCGCCGGCAAGCCGATCGTCGCCACCGACATCGTGGAGAACCGTGAACTCGTCTCCGATGGAGAGACGGCGGTGCTCGTCCCGACCGCCGAGCCGGCGGCGCTGTCGGCGGCGATCGTCGGACTGCTCCGCGACCCCGCCCGCGCCGCCGCACTCGGGGCGGCGGCGCGGGCCGACGCGATCGCACGCTTCTCGCTCGATCGGATGGTCGAGAACTTCGAGGCGTTGTACGAGTCGGTCGTCGCCAGCGACGACTGA
- a CDS encoding PQQ-binding-like beta-propeller repeat protein gives MTWRVPRRRLLAGALGLAALAGCGYRPGGGDVRWTTSDATGAFGDGEAVYGPSGGVLAVSRSVRRYDVERETWLDGGVVTAYDPMDGERRAATTTEVIRRDCAGESSAYLGTETALVAVGADGTERWRTALDASPVAVDSDGHRVVALADDGRLAAFDTDGTRRWTTPVVESDRAPAAASDDTDTEGSSPAVARDAVLAVSSGVAVVQLGHSRPRVVAVAADGTVRWTRRDAGFGPVRRIPPVVTDGRLLAASERGLVSVSLEDGVDQWSVPVASPSGLAVAGDRCYLLERSGLSAVSLDGRERWTFGLPDGGDVGRRFSAGPVATSAGVFVATDRRLFGVAPDGTERWRPPIDTRPRGLALAPGVVVRTGDRELVAHWRRDQF, from the coding sequence GTGACGTGGCGCGTCCCCCGCCGTCGGCTCCTCGCGGGCGCGCTCGGCCTGGCGGCACTCGCGGGCTGTGGCTACCGCCCCGGCGGCGGCGACGTCCGCTGGACCACGTCGGACGCGACGGGAGCGTTCGGCGACGGCGAGGCTGTCTACGGGCCGTCGGGTGGGGTGCTCGCCGTCTCGCGCTCCGTCCGGCGGTACGACGTCGAGCGGGAGACGTGGCTCGACGGCGGCGTCGTCACCGCGTACGACCCCATGGACGGGGAGCGGCGAGCGGCGACCACCACCGAAGTCATCCGCCGTGACTGTGCGGGCGAGTCGAGCGCCTACCTCGGCACCGAGACCGCGCTCGTCGCGGTGGGGGCAGACGGAACGGAGCGCTGGCGGACCGCCCTCGACGCGTCGCCCGTGGCGGTCGACAGCGACGGCCACCGCGTCGTCGCCCTCGCCGACGATGGGAGGCTCGCGGCGTTCGACACCGACGGGACGCGGCGGTGGACGACGCCGGTCGTCGAGAGCGACCGGGCGCCCGCGGCCGCATCCGACGACACGGACACGGAGGGGTCGTCCCCGGCGGTCGCCCGCGACGCCGTGCTCGCGGTCTCGTCCGGCGTCGCCGTCGTCCAACTCGGACACTCGCGCCCACGAGTCGTCGCCGTCGCCGCCGACGGCACCGTGCGGTGGACGCGACGCGACGCGGGATTCGGTCCCGTCCGTCGGATCCCGCCGGTCGTGACGGACGGCCGGCTCCTCGCCGCCTCGGAGCGTGGCCTCGTCTCGGTGTCGCTCGAAGACGGTGTCGACCAGTGGTCGGTGCCGGTCGCGTCCCCGTCCGGGCTCGCGGTCGCCGGCGACCGGTGTTACCTCCTCGAACGCTCAGGGTTGTCGGCGGTTTCGCTCGACGGCCGCGAGCGCTGGACGTTCGGCCTCCCCGACGGCGGCGACGTCGGTCGGCGCTTCAGCGCCGGTCCCGTGGCGACGTCCGCGGGGGTGTTCGTCGCCACCGACCGTCGACTGTTCGGCGTCGCTCCCGACGGGACGGAGCGCTGGCGCCCGCCGATCGACACGCGCCCGCGGGGTCTCGCGCTCGCTCCCGGGGTCGTCGTGCGGACGGGCGACCGCGAACTCGTTGCCCACTGGCGACGCGACCAGTTCTGA